The genomic stretch AGGGCCTTGATAACcaacagcagctggagatgGGGAATGTGTgaatttacacacacacacacacacacacaaatacacactcatatacacacacacagggctgttTCCATTCCAAGGGCAACCCTGGTTTCAGTAGCCCCCATCCTGTGTGGACACCTCCTACTACCTTGGGTGATGCATCCCATGCCCAGCAGCCAAATTTTGGCAACATTTGTCTGAGTTGCAGGGCTAAAAATGACAATTATTTCCCATGATATGCTCTGTCACCCTCCAGGTGACATGGATGCTATGCTGACACCAAactttccctgtcccagggcactGGGGCCAAAGAAACACCCTTACAGCAACACGGACACTCTTtaaaggtttttatttctgctttaaaatcaaaattagtCATTCTCTGTAATTACATTATATATAGATTTATAGAGACATtatagaaaagaattttttgcttttgtttttctgcaaaaatctgtaaataaaaaataaaataaaacaaaacaaacaaaaaaaaggtggCAGCTTCTGTCCATCCGTCTCTCCGTCCCTCTATCGCTCCTCTTGCCCCTGCCCTCCACAGCACTTCCCAACAGGCCAGGGAAGGCTCTGGGCTGAGGCCACATCTCACTACACTCCCTACAGCCACAtgccagggagggacaggagcacgTGGAGCTGGAAAGAAGAAACGCCAGCAGAATATATTAATAtctcatatttcattttatttaagtCCTGGGGACTCCAGGTGGCAGAGGGCAGCAGTCCCCAcggccctggcagctcctggaaagAAACAGCGAGGTTTCCAAAGTGCAGGTTCTTCCGGGACAGGGCGCGTGCCCTCGAGCAAGAGGAAGGCAAGAGGAGGCAGAGAAATCCAGAACCTCTCCCTGCCACCCAGGGGGGCAGGAAGGGCGGGCTCCCTGGGTACTTTAAATAGCGATCAGAGGGTGGGATGTGCAGCGAGCCCCCTGCCCAGCGGCGGGGCGGGTGGCCGGGGACAGGGAAGCGGTGCTCCGTAAGGCAGTGTGCGGCCGTGGCGAGCTGCCGGCGGGCGGGCTAATACTGTGGTGTGCTGCCGAGAgcgggagctgctggggctgctgggtccCCAGTCCGTGCAAGCCCGGGCGGCCCAGCAGTGCCTTTGCCCTCAGGGATGGCAGGTGGGTGTGCGTGGGTCTCAGAAAGCTGTACTGGCCATGCTGGCTGGTGCAAAGATCCGCGGGAGGCTATCCAGGGTCTCCTCCAGTCGCCGGTGAGCTGATTTACCATCTTCCCCTGCAAGTACACGCCATGGTCAGTGATAATAACTGCAGAAGTTctgtcccctgcccatccctAGCCAGCTACTCCGGCCTTTCCACGGAAACATGCCTAACATCTGGTAAAGCTGAGCCTGCGTGCTATGGCCACAGCATGGAAACCTCTCTTGTTCTGTATTAGCACACCCCTGGGCAGGTCCCAGCTGGGATCTGGATCAAAAAGTCCCCAGAGTTCCTGATTCAGAGGCTGCAAATCCTGTTCTCAGCTGCCCACGCGGGGCAGGGACAACCCGTGTttgggctgcagcagagactTGTGGAGAGCCTCACTTGGGGCCAAGGTaccagagctcagggctgtgccagctccgGTGGCTCCAACAGCTGTGCACATCTGCATGCACTGGCATGGGGGTCACAAGggctcccccaggacccccaggcacacacagggatgcaCACATCCATGCTACAGGCTCACTCTGAGCTCTCTGCCCACAAATCTGCCTGCAGCGGCCATCCCCAGCGAGAGATGGTGACATGGACAATCTGCTGGGACATAGGACACAAGGCATCTACATGTGTCAGGGTGCCAGTGGGATGTGCACTATCAACAACCAAGACACACAGACTCCAAAACGTGACATGGCTGACAGGCTCTAAGACAGAGACATTCGTGagcaaagcagctggagcagggacaagggGTACGAGGACAGCTCACGTGTCCCAACCTGTGCAGCGGCTGCCACGATCTGGAGGCCTAGAAACACACTCAGATGGTTCTCTCAGGGCCATCtagcaaataataaataacaaccAGGCTTAGTGCTGTGGCTACAGGATGCCTGGCCCTCACTGCCAGCTTGCTCTTGCCTGGTAGAGCTCGGGGCATGACGAACCAGAGTACGTGGGGTAGCCTTGGAGCCCCATCtcctgtgggcactgctggcaccagAAGATGCCACTTGGGGTGCTGTGGATGGGGAGcaagcagagaagcagcaggacacTTACCACACAGCATCAGGCTCTGCTTGGCCGCCTCCCGCACAGGCTCTTTGTCGGTTTGGCACAGGTAAACCAGCTGCTCAATGCTCTCTTTGGCCTGCAGGAGAAGGGACAAGGAGATGAGTTTTGGCTGTCAGGGCTGGAGTAGGAACACAGATGGAGAAGGTAGCAGAGGGTGCAGCCCcttattctctttcttttcctcttcattttccttctttctctgccCCTGCCTGTTGTTACATGTGCCTGCAGCACATTTGGGGCATCCTGAGCTCTTCTGTTCTTaggagcaggaggctgtgcAAGTGTGTCCAGAGTCACCACCTACACGTTTCCTCTTTCTCTGGAAcatgcagccctgctgcctcctccccacATCCCTCACCTTCAAGCAGCCCAGCGCCGCACACCCTGCCACACGTGTCTGCACCTCCtcatcctccagctgctccaggaagcACACGAGGGCCTGGGAGAGATGGGGGAGTCAGTGCCACCATCTGTAGCAGAGCAGGGGCACCAGCCCACGTCATCCCCGGCTTGCCCAGCACGTACCCGTTGGCGGAAGCGGGGGTTTTCTGCCAGGCTGCGGAGCTGGGCTGACACGGCGCTCACCACCTTGCTGTTGCCCTCCACGAGGAGCAGGCTCAGCGCCTTCAGCCCCTCCTTCTTCAGGCGGCCCTCGGGCATGCGCTTCAGGGCGCGCAGCACCACGTCCTGGTCGTCCGAGTTGAGgttctgtgccagcagtgctgcgGGAAGCCATCAGCTCAGCCAAGGTGTGAGGAGCCACATGGCACTGCCCCCACAcccctgcctccatccctgagcaccctggaTCCATGCTGGGCAGAGGGGGCTCCTCTGGTGCCAATGCATGGAACTGCTCCCCAAGACACTGGGGACCTACAGCAAACCCACTGGGCTGCACTCTGGGTCAGACTGACTTGCCCATCCCAAGGATGGCTGAGCCTCTGGGTGATGCCCCAGAATGGtcatggcactgctgcagggtgATCAATAACTATGGTGATACTCTGGCACCTCATCCCAGGATTTAAGGAGGGTAGGACACCCAccttcctctgccagctccatcATGTAGGTGTCAAGCACCAGGGCACCGAGTGACTCAAAGTAGCTCCAGTACTGGAAGATGGTGACCTGCTCACTCTGGGCGCTGCCGGGCCGCCGGGGCAGCCGCCGATTCAGCACATCCTCCACTAGTTTCACACACACTGTGGGAAAGAATCAGGATCACAGTCTGCAGCAGCCATGGTCACCCCTCTGTGGAGCTCCTGGCACCCATATCACTCATGGTCACTGAGTGAGGCTGGCAACTCCCTGAACACCCCTGGGCACCCACTCACCAGCATCAGCCAAACCAGGGTGCTGCTCGCTGATGGGAGCTGCGTACTGGGCACTGAGCACCTGCAGGAACCGCTCCACGGGGCAGGTGTAGACGTTGGGCACTTCCACACAGAGGTCCCAAAGGGGCAGCACGCCCTCCTTCCGCGTCGAGAACTGCAccactgtggggacaggcacTGTCAGACCTCCCCAAGGCCAGGGCAGCAGGTGGGTGACTCCTGCCCTCTGTCTGGCATAGTCCCTCGCTGCCCAGCAATGCCCACGAGGGGACATAGGCTTCACACAGCCTCTGGGTGGCACAGAGGGTCCCTCAGCTGTGTTTCTTTACCATCAGCAGCTGAACTGGCTGCTCCTGCGCGCTCCTCCGTCAGCTGGCACACGATCTCCAGCACCTGCGACTCCCGCAGCAGCCTGTCCAGGGCATACATCTCCTGGCACCGCAGGGGACCAAAGGTGCCCAGCTTCTGCAAGGCACAGCCAAACCAGGGACTTCAGGGACAGAGCTCACTGCCCATATCACAGCCTCCGGGCTGCAGCAAGACCCCCTTCAAGGAGATACatacagcccagcccagggtgtccctgctgccatACCCCACCCTGGTCCTCACCAGCAGCAGGCGGTTGCAGTTGTTGAGGTGAAGCACCAGAGCCTTATCCAGGAACTCATTGCCAGTGCTCATGGGGTCAGTGCTGGCCTCAGAACCGCTGCACATTCCGGTGTCATCTGCCCCCACCTCGCCAGCGCTgggggccctgctgctgcgCAGAGGTCTGCCAGCCCTTCTGCAAGCCAGGGAGAGATCAAGGCAGTGAATCAGCACAGGATACCTGGACCTGgcccctccccacccacagGGCAGAGGACAAGTCCCAGGGGTACAGGGGCTGCATCCAGACTACCCCTCATAGAGAACTGCAGGGTGACACTGTGCCACCAGACAGACCAGGTACTGATGTTCTTGACCTGGACCTTCCCTAAGCTGTGCTGAACAGGTCTAAATATGCTTTGGCACCCTTGAATATCCCTCATTCCAACTGCCCAAGGCCatctcctgccctgtgccccattCCATGAGCCCCACTGTGCACCTCTCATCTTGGAGAGGCTCCTCCTCAGAACCCTCTGAGTCCTCCATGTCAGAGGTGTTGAGGAAGCTGAAGCTCTCCAGTGCGTGCTCCACGGTCAGGCTGATGCTGGAGGCCCGGCTGAGGAAGACACcttgcttctgctgtggaggAAGGCATGGTAGAGTTGAATCCTGGCTCACCACCCACATTACCAGGCTATGCCATCACGGATGGCCCCACCCCCAtcatccctgggcactgccagcagggatggccccatccccatcatccccgggcactgccagcagggatggccccatccccatcatccctgggcactgccagcagggatggccccatccccatcatccctgggcactgccagcagggatgGCCCCATCTCCATCATCCCTGGGCATTGCCAGCACGGATGGCCTCATCTCCATCATCCCTGGGCGCTGCCAGCCAGGGTGACCCTGTCACCCTCACCCCATGACACCGGTAGGAGCCCCtcaccagcagcatctcctccagACGTTTGAGCTCCCGTTcaaggggctgcagctctgggaactGTCCCCGATAGTCatccagagctgagcccaggaggCCAATTGCCTCCTCCAGACCTGAATCCACCATCTTCCCCCGCGGCACCTCAGGGGTACTGGTGGGCAGTGGTGGGGTTGGGGTGGGCCTCTCTTCTGCAGAGGCTTgtgccagtgctgtggggaTCCCGGTGCCATAGTCACTCTGTGCTGGCGCCTGGCTCTGcactggctcggccctgccaGCCACCTCCTCACAGGAGGGTGCCCATGCCACGGAGGCGCGAGGCTTGGCCTCAAtggccctgtcctgccctgccacagcagctgccaccGCAGCACCAGGGAGAGTTTGTGAGTCTTGCTcgcccatccctgtgtcctccGTGCTGGGCACAGGCTCCCAAGGGCTCTCTGCAGTCTTGACCTCCATTGTGGCATCCACACTGGCCTCGCTGATGTGGCTCAGAGTCCGGGAGTAGGGCACATGCCCGTTGGCCACTGTATCCTTCTTACGGCTGCTTGGCTCCTCTGGCTGGCTCCCAGCAGGGGGGACACTGCTGCCACTGGCCCCGAGCACGGCGTCAGCCTCCTCTGGTTGCTGGGAGAAGGAGATCTCGATGGCGGGGGCGGAGGCCTGCACCTCAGGCTGCACGATGGGCTTGTGTGTGGCATGGCGGGCGCTGCTGGACAGCTGGGGGCTGGAGGAGTCATCCGAGGACTCAGAGGAGATGGACCAGGCTGTGCCgttctccagctcttcctggCGCCGCAGCATGTtctggagagggggaaaatggtGTCAGCTGagaccctgctcctgctgccccatcTCCTCCAGCTGTCTGCATGTCAAGCAGGGATCAATCTGAGCTGGAGGGCACTGAGGCTGCCATGGCTCTGCTGACACAGCAGAATGGTCAGCAAACACCTGGCAGATTCCAGCTCTGGAATCTCCCACCAATGCCAGCAGGCAATCCAGCTCCCCATGAACAGCCCCATATGTCCTGGAGCCTTGGGGTGCCAGCAGTCCCCTAGCACAGTGGGATGCAACGCATGGAGCCAAGGACACCAACCACCATGGCTGCAAGGACAGCaacagctccagcaccagctggtAGGGACAGCAGCGGCCACCACCAACTTTGTGGTTCACCATCATTGAACAGATGCCACGACAATTCCACGTTAGAcacaccagcaccaggacagcACCACACCAGTGCCACACCAGCACTGTCACACCAGCACCATCTCACCAGCACCATCACCAGTACCACACCAATGCCACCAGCACGGGGACACAGAGAAGCTGTCTACTCACTAGTGCCCAGCTCTTGCACTGGGTGAACCCAGGCTCCCCTAGCTCGGGGACTAGCTCTGCAGGACCAGTCAGACCCAGCTTGGCAGAATCAGGCCTTTGGGCGTCAGCGAGGGAGAGTGAGTAGAAGACAAGGAGTGGCTACAGCTACTGCGGGATGGCCACAGCGCTGGGCTAAGCTACTGGCCTGCTCCAGCCCCGCACTTACGCGGCCCTGCTGCGGCCATCTCCCGAGCTCGGCCGAGGAGACATCGCcgcaggagcagctctgagacaGCTTCTCGAAGAGTGTCTCCCGAAAGATGTCCAGCAAGGACCAACCACGCTTGTCAGCCGCCCGCTCCGGGCTCTTGGGCAGAGAGAAGAGGAGCTGTGAACGTGTGAGGGAGGAGCAGGTGCTGGTACTGGGGAGTCCTGGTAGGATGGctggagaggaaggagctgcctacccatccctgagctgtgccacccTCTGAGACGTTGCCTAGGCACATCCCTGTGTGGGCCCCTCCATTGGCCATGtctcctgagcagccctgcctggtgcACACTTACATAGAATGCCTGTTCCCGCAGGGATGGCGTGTCAGGCGGACTCTGGTTGTAGGTGGAGAACCTCTTGTTCACTGTGGAAGCCTTGTTGACGCTGCTGGCTGCTGAGGGCTGGTCATCCTTGTCgaaggggctggggaggacagcagggaggtgaggggtaTGCACCAGCCAGGGGGGTCTCAAGACACCAGGACCTCCTCCAGACCAGCCCAGTTTTTGGATGGGAGAAACCTGGGGCTGCTTCTCCCACCCCTGCCACCAGCAACGCATGCTGAGGTACTCACTTCCAGGTCACCTCCAGGCTGAGTTTGAGGGTGCCCAGGTCATTGATATCCACAGCCACTacctggggcagagctgcaaaGAGGTCCTTGGTCTCACAGGACACATTGCCCACCACAACATGGTTGGCCAGGCTCTTTAGCTCCGTCACctgaagaaagagagaagaagaaatgaaacCATGTACCAGTGAGGGTGATGTTTAGGTGAGGTGCTGGAAGGAAGCCctgggaagtggtggaatcaccatccctgaaaataaatgttcaagAAACGTGTGGATGTGGTGCTTGGGGACACATTTTAATGGTAGGATTGGAAGTTCTGGGTTAACAGTTGTACTCAATGATcacagaggtcttttccaatctaaatgacTCTATGGTGCAGGGGGACAGCTGacccaccccatccctgtcttTTATGCACTGTACCTTGATGGAGAGGAACTCAGTGACGAGGGGCAAGAAAACCATTTCCTCGCTGTCCCACACCTGCTTGCTGTTCACCTCGATGCGCCCTCGCAGCTTCCACCGCTGCCGTCCATACTTCATGAAGATCTGGGGATGGAAATGTGTGGGTATGGGGGAGACACGACCCCAGGGTGATGGGTGCTCTCTGTATGTCCCCAGGCATGGCCATGGACCCATGCCACCCACCACCACCCTGCAACACACCCTCCACGCCAGCACCCACCTACACCCCTGAGACACCCCAAGGACaacagggcagaggaagagcagaACCCAACCCATATGGTCCCACCAACCTCATACTGGTCACCAGCACAAAGCCGGGCAAAGCCTGCCAGTCCTGCAAGAGAAGGCAGAGGGGCatcagcaggcagcaggcaggcaggcaggcagcaggacagggatggagcaggacatGGTACCTTTCATCCGGACGTGGAACTCGCCCAGCTGGCTCTCCAGCTCATTCTCCAACAGACACATGTTCTGGgaacagacagacagatggacaggACCCATGAGCACCCATGGACTCAGCACCCTGCCAGTCCACCCAGCCAGCTGCCTCAGTCTTGGGTTGCAGTGTaggatgtaaccaaaagtatgtattctatcaccatctgttaaaagcaggtggggcagtgatctttatctccaGGGGAGATATCTTCTGTAAATGGGCCATACATTAAAagcaggtggggcagtgttctttatcttttccacaaccaatccttccttcaggaaggtatcttctgttaatgggccgttgagtcccactgcacaactgataaaattacatcatcccactgTGAGATGCAAGCATTTCCaacctagataaaatctgagatttggaacatcagagcagcttttttccactggattcccagaggatAACCAGACCCTTATACATCATcactgcaccttctacaggaccactgcttcaactaaaccactccaggaggactgcagccaccatttaatgggattgataccaacaccctgactgatgggatgtcaggttgtgttctgactctgtcagtgttttggtttttttctattactgtatttttattttaattttcctagtaaaaaactgttattcctattcccatatctttgcccgagagctccttaatttcaaaatcataataatttggagcGAGGgaggtttacattttccatttcaagagaggctcctgcctttcttagcacACACCTGTCTTTTCAGACCAAGACACTCACCTCTGTGTACTCCTTGTAGCCCTTGCTGGCCTCGGCCAGGCTCTCTCGTGCCTCCCGGCTGCCCGGCGAGCCCGTGCTGTAAGCCTTGACCATGTTGTGGGCTCCATCACGGAGCCGCCGCTGGATGCAGTAAGCCTCATACAGCTCATCTATCTGCAAGGACAGCCCCAAgctgcagtgaggagcagggctggggacagcacggccaccccagcactgccccagctctcACCTTGCTGGCATGGAACTCCAGGCGACGCAGGAAGCGCTCGATTGACTTCActtgctggaaaagcagaggagatggtgtgagtgcagcacagcccctccatGGAGGAGCCACAGGTCAGGAGGTGGCCTCTGCATCccgtgtgctgggctgggtgggtcctgcctgggagctgcagggtggcagCCAGTGGGAGGTGCCCATGTGCTGCAGCTTCCTCAAGATTCCCGTGCACCAGAAGGTCCTTCAGGAGCCAAGCCAGGCTAAAGGTGCTTTTTATCCCAGCCTGTGAGCTAACCCATGCCCTGCACTCACTAACAACAGCTTCTGTTTGCCTGAAAGGGGTTACAAGATCATCTCTGCTTCATCCCCTACCCACCTGGGCCACTCTGCCTGTGGAGCCCCAGACCCTCTCCTTCCCAGGGGAcaaggcagcagggcagtgctagcagagcagggctgacaGTAGCACATCCCAGGCACAAGGAAGGGGAATACAAGGGGGACAAGACACTGATCCCGCTTACCTTATCCAGATCGTAGAGAAAGCCCTGGAGGAAAGATGAGAGGGATAAGACGTAGCACAAagccagctctgcccacccAAAGGAGACCCAGCACATGGCACCCACCACCCATAGCACAGCAGTGGGACATGCAgcacccagccagggctggagagTGCATGACAGAGGGATGGGAGTCCCAGCACCAGAGCCTGGGCTGGCCCCTACAGTGCCACAGAAACAGGCTCTGCCCCAGGCACAGATGGACCATGAGttgccccagctgtgcccacaaCCCCAGCTGTCTACCCAAAGCACCACTCCCCATAAGGCTCTTCCCAACTGGCACTCACCAGTCGTGAATTCCTCTTGGACTCACGGATCTGTGTGCTGAGCTTCTCCAGTTCCAGCTGGTGCACCTCCAGGTAGGCTCTGGGGGCAACCACACCATGGGGGTCAGGTTGGGATGCTGTGTCCagggctcctgctccccacagcccacACCAACCCAGCACACGTGGCACATCCCCACACCCTGTTCCAGCATCATTACATGGAATGTGTGGGATGTGGGACCCAACACAACCTGAGACACCAAGACAACGTGCCCAAGAGAGCTGGCATGTCCCTGCTTGGTGGGAACAGAGAGCTGCCAACCCCAAGCCATGTCACAAgctgtccccatgcccctcAGAAGCTCTCTGCCTCCACCCACCCAGCACTTACGTCAGGCCCTTCTTGAGAGCTTCGTACACCTCGTCCAGGCGGTTGGGCTGAGGCACCTTGGGTGGTGGGGATTTGTGCGACATTGAGAACATCCTACTGACCCTGGAGCCAGTCTTGCGGGAGACAGTGGGGGTGAAAGGTGAAAGATTCCtggggagagaggctgggatgAGCACACAGCACCAGGGTCCTTCTGGGTGCTCCAGCCAGGCATCCTTCTCTAGAAAAGGTTGATCTCCAGCATGGCGGTCAGATCCACCTGCCTGCCCCACTCAGGACTCCCTGGCAGCCATTCTAAGtgtccagcagggctggagccacaagactgggcagtgctgcctgcaccacatgcctgcagccccccaaaaatgcaTTTGGGTGGCCCAAAGCCATGGGAAAGACAAGGAGAAACCCAAAAAAGTGAAGATGAAGAGCAAGAAGGCAACACCATCCCAGCAGGGTCTAAGAGTTTGGCCTTGGTGtagcctctgcagagctggggggtccctggtgCCAGCTGGGGGAAGACAAGACAAAGGAAGATGGCACCACCTGGAATCAAGCTGAATTCCTGGAGGGTCCATGGGGACACATCTCCAGCCCTTGTGGCCCTCTAAAGGGGCCAtgctcagctccatcccagcacccaggTTGCCAGGGGCATAGAGGTGCTCCCTGGGCACTGTGGCAGCTGAAACGTGCCACCTTATGCTTCCAGGGTCAGGCAAGGATCCCAATCCAGCACAGGAGCATCCTAAGGACCAGCAGCCCTGTCACctcctcacccagcacagcgAGATGGGGCAGGGACATGCTCAGTGATGCTGTGCCTCTCCAGATGTCACCAAACCTGCTGGATGGAGCTGCCTCCCCCAGCCGAcctgcaggatgtgctgggaccCGAACACCACCCTTCCACCCTTCCACCCTTCCAcccttcctgccctgtgcaATGGAGTcactccccagcccagccttgctcagaccagctcttcccttcctccttccaaGGCATCATCACGCCACCAGTGCCCAGGAGACCGTGGGCTCCTCATTTCCCAGCCTCAGGCTGTACCTCCCATCCTGTGTTGCTCTTCACAGAAGTGACCAAAAGACTTCCCCAAATCATCGGTGGGGAAATGAATGTCTTGGCCTGCTCCCAAGTGATGGGTAAGCCCCTAATTTCCAccattccttttccttcccatcctcCAAGGCCCCTGGAGGCATCTCCCACGAGCATCTCCCCAGCAACCACTTGGCTGCAGGAATCTAAAAATCCTCCCTCTTCTCTGTCTCTAAGGGGCCCCCTCTAGTACCCACAAATCCAACAACATGCTGGTGACCTGGAAAGTGTCACTTAGCCCAGAGTCTGGACAGGACCTGGGGACAAAGTTGAGAAGGGTGTGAGGtcagagcacagggatgctctgcctgCTACCCAAGAACTGCCTGCAGGGCCTGGTGCAGAGAGGGTTGGTGGGGAAGTGCAGCATGTGGAGAtgctcagcagagaggaggaggaagggtaTGAAGGGGCCATAACATCACCAGCGGAtggagaggatggagcagggagctgctcctcacactgCAGCTGGCGGGCAGCTGGTAAAACCTTTCAAACAATAGGTTTGAGGTGACCCTGAGGAAACCCTGATTCACACCAGCACTCAACCCGAaactggctgctgcaggatgtcAAGGCCGTCAAGACACTTCAAAGCCACCCCAGCTCTACCACACCCAGAAAACATTATGAGATGGTCACAGGGAAGGTCTTAAGAGCTGGTTGAAAAATGAGCTGAGTTAAACCTGACCCCCCTGTCCTCTCGTGGCAGCACActcagggctgcagggcccTCACCCCACCTGGGGCATGGCATGGCAGAAGGTTGAGATGATGGGCTCTGTCTCCTACATGGCCTCAGCGTTCCCTGAAGCCCCCTGTGCAACAACCCCTGGCTACCAAAAAGACCCCTGAGGGAGATGTTGGGACAGCTGGATGGGAAGGAGCCTCAGGAGGCACAGCAGGTCCCACCACAAAGCCCAAGCCTGTCCCCATTCCTCGTGGCAGGCAGCATGAGCACCCATCTCGTACCTGAAGGGCCGGTCGGCCGATGAGTTCACTCCGGCAAAGGACTGGC from Catharus ustulatus isolate bCatUst1 chromosome 11, bCatUst1.pri.v2, whole genome shotgun sequence encodes the following:
- the RIPOR1 gene encoding rho family-interacting cell polarization regulator 1 isoform X1; translation: MQLPLALAGPWFPAEITWLPRFHGESRGGRCQEPARTPRLLPSMGVEQRGCTEPGPISPRASSPASPGTWRPSRSHSTMSLSVRPQRRVLVTKINRSQSFAGVNSSADRPFRNLSPFTPTVSRKTGSRVSRMFSMSHKSPPPKVPQPNRLDEVYEALKKGLTAYLEVHQLELEKLSTQIRESKRNSRLGFLYDLDKQVKSIERFLRRLEFHASKIDELYEAYCIQRRLRDGAHNMVKAYSTGSPGSREARESLAEASKGYKEYTENMCLLENELESQLGEFHVRMKGLAGFARLCAGDQYEIFMKYGRQRWKLRGRIEVNSKQVWDSEEMVFLPLVTEFLSIKVTELKSLANHVVVGNVSCETKDLFAALPQVVAVDINDLGTLKLSLEVTWNPFDKDDQPSAASSVNKASTVNKRFSTYNQSPPDTPSLREQAFYNMLRRQEELENGTAWSISSESSDDSSSPQLSSSARHATHKPIVQPEVQASAPAIEISFSQQPEEADAVLGASGSSVPPAGSQPEEPSSRKKDTVANGHVPYSRTLSHISEASVDATMEVKTAESPWEPVPSTEDTGMGEQDSQTLPGAAVAAAVAGQDRAIEAKPRASVAWAPSCEEVAGRAEPVQSQAPAQSDYGTGIPTALAQASAEERPTPTPPLPTSTPEVPRGKMVDSGLEEAIGLLGSALDDYRGQFPELQPLERELKRLEEMLLQKQGVFLSRASSISLTVEHALESFSFLNTSDMEDSEGSEEEPLQDERRAGRPLRSSRAPSAGEVGADDTGMCSGSEASTDPMSTGNEFLDKALVLHLNNCNRLLLKLGTFGPLRCQEMYALDRLLRESQVLEIVCQLTEERAGAASSAADVVQFSTRKEGVLPLWDLCVEVPNVYTCPVERFLQVLSAQYAAPISEQHPGLADAVCVKLVEDVLNRRLPRRPGSAQSEQVTIFQYWSYFESLGALVLDTYMMELAEEALLAQNLNSDDQDVVLRALKRMPEGRLKKEGLKALSLLLVEGNSKVVSAVSAQLRSLAENPRFRQRALVCFLEQLEDEEVQTRVAGCAALGCLKAKESIEQLVYLCQTDKEPVREAAKQSLMLCGEDGKSAHRRLEETLDSLPRIFAPASMASTAF
- the RIPOR1 gene encoding rho family-interacting cell polarization regulator 1 isoform X4; translated protein: MSLSVRPQRRVLVTKINRSQSFAGVNSSADRPFRNLSPFTPTVSRKTGSRVSRMFSMSHKSPPPKVPQPNRLDEVYEALKKGLTAYLEVHQLELEKLSTQIRESKRNSRLGFLYDLDKQVKSIERFLRRLEFHASKIDELYEAYCIQRRLRDGAHNMVKAYSTGSPGSREARESLAEASKGYKEYTENMCLLENELESQLGEFHVRMKGLAGFARLCAGDQYEIFMKYGRQRWKLRGRIEVNSKQVWDSEEMVFLPLVTEFLSIKVTELKSLANHVVVGNVSCETKDLFAALPQVVAVDINDLGTLKLSLEVTWNPFDKDDQPSAASSVNKASTVNKRFSTYNQSPPDTPSLREQAFYNMLRRQEELENGTAWSISSESSDDSSSPQLSSSARHATHKPIVQPEVQASAPAIEISFSQQPEEADAVLGASGSSVPPAGSQPEEPSSRKKDTVANGHVPYSRTLSHISEASVDATMEVKTAESPWEPVPSTEDTGMGEQDSQTLPGAAVAAAVAGQDRAIEAKPRASVAWAPSCEEVAGRAEPVQSQAPAQSDYGTGIPTALAQASAEERPTPTPPLPTSTPEVPRGKMVDSGLEEAIGLLGSALDDYRGQFPELQPLERELKRLEEMLLQKQGVFLSRASSISLTVEHALESFSFLNTSDMEDSEGSEEEPLQDERRAGRPLRSSRAPSAGEVGADDTGMCSGSEASTDPMSTGNEFLDKALVLHLNNCNRLLLKLGTFGPLRCQEMYALDRLLRESQVLEIVCQLTEERAGAASSAADVVQFSTRKEGVLPLWDLCVEVPNVYTCPVERFLQVLSAQYAAPISEQHPGLADAVCVKLVEDVLNRRLPRRPGSAQSEQVTIFQYWSYFESLGALVLDTYMMELAEEALLAQNLNSDDQDVVLRALKRMPEGRLKKEGLKALSLLLVEGNSKVVSAVSAQLRSLAENPRFRQRALVCFLEQLEDEEVQTRVAGCAALGCLKAKESIEQLVYLCQTDKEPVREAAKQSLMLCGEDGKSAHRRLEETLDSLPRIFAPASMASTAF